A section of the Pseudomonas tritici genome encodes:
- a CDS encoding polysaccharide biosynthesis tyrosine autokinase yields the protein MYSPQNASPDTPHRDEIDVLGMLGTLIDHKWLIAGITGTCMLIGAAYAILAAPVYQANALIQVEPKKNDMLGFSDVSSLLGKESPAVTEIELIKSRTIIGKTVDTLALDITITAQHFPLIGGFLARRYAPEHKGDIAPPLFGFSRYSAGGEQLLLTTLNLPAGLLGTQLILVAGADQAYTLFDEDGNQIAAGRVGVPFAADGVEVLIKELRANPGTHFKIVRKPRLDTVADYQDLLTVVERGKESGIISLSLESTRPALAIRTLNEISNLYVKQNVDRTSAEAAQSLSFLNDQLPQVRRDLEKAENALNRFQTRSKSIDISLEAKAVLDQVVALDTGISELKLQQAEMDRKFTPQHPAYRALIAKLAELNAKQAQMTKRVEGLPSTQQELLSLTRDVQVGTEIYTQLLNRSQELDVMRAGTVGNVRLIDSADANLAKPVEPRKVIVVLLAMVLGGMLSVGLVLVRSLLNRGLESPDDIEKLGLPVYASIPFSLLQKAEETNAAKGRSAAPSLLALNHPHDLVMEAMRSLRTSLHFAMIEAKNNRLMITGPSPEVGKTFVSANLAAIVAQSGQRVLLIDADMRKGYLHKMLGKAVEEGLSDLLAKRCDLQQAIHPTAVERFDFIGRGQIPPNPSELLMHPNFAALLAEVSEHYDLVIIDTPPLLAVTDAAIVGRQAGTSLLVTRFGVNSAKEIELTLRRFHQNGIELKGAIFNGVEKRRSASYGYGDYGYYSYAYQSDKA from the coding sequence ATGTATTCACCCCAGAACGCCTCCCCGGACACCCCTCACCGTGACGAGATCGATGTGCTCGGCATGCTCGGCACCCTGATCGATCATAAGTGGCTGATCGCGGGGATTACTGGCACGTGCATGCTGATCGGCGCGGCCTACGCCATCCTGGCGGCGCCGGTGTACCAGGCGAATGCGTTGATCCAGGTGGAACCGAAGAAAAACGACATGCTTGGTTTCTCTGATGTCAGCAGCCTGCTGGGGAAAGAGTCGCCGGCGGTGACTGAGATCGAGCTGATCAAGTCGCGCACCATCATCGGTAAGACCGTGGACACCTTGGCGCTGGATATCACCATCACCGCGCAGCATTTTCCGTTGATTGGCGGCTTCCTGGCACGGCGTTACGCACCGGAGCACAAAGGCGATATCGCGCCGCCGCTGTTTGGGTTCAGCCGCTACTCGGCCGGTGGCGAGCAACTGTTGCTGACCACGTTGAACCTGCCTGCCGGGTTGCTGGGCACCCAGTTGATACTGGTCGCCGGCGCTGACCAGGCCTACACGCTGTTTGATGAGGACGGCAATCAGATCGCCGCAGGTCGCGTCGGTGTGCCATTTGCCGCCGACGGTGTCGAGGTCCTGATCAAGGAGCTACGCGCCAACCCCGGCACACACTTCAAAATTGTGCGCAAGCCACGGCTGGATACCGTGGCCGACTACCAAGACCTGCTCACCGTGGTCGAGCGCGGCAAGGAATCTGGGATCATCAGCCTGTCCCTGGAGAGCACGCGTCCGGCGTTGGCGATTCGCACGTTGAATGAAATCTCTAATCTCTATGTGAAGCAAAACGTCGACCGCACCTCGGCCGAAGCGGCGCAAAGCCTGTCGTTCCTCAACGACCAACTGCCCCAGGTGCGTCGCGACTTGGAAAAGGCCGAAAACGCCTTGAACCGCTTTCAGACTCGCAGCAAATCCATCGATATCAGTCTCGAAGCCAAGGCCGTGCTGGACCAAGTGGTGGCCCTGGACACCGGCATCTCCGAGCTCAAGCTGCAACAGGCCGAGATGGACCGCAAGTTCACTCCGCAACACCCGGCCTATCGCGCGTTGATCGCCAAGCTCGCTGAACTCAACGCCAAGCAAGCGCAGATGACCAAGCGCGTCGAAGGCTTGCCCAGCACCCAGCAGGAACTGCTCAGCCTGACCCGGGATGTGCAGGTGGGTACCGAGATCTATACCCAGTTGCTCAACCGCTCCCAAGAGCTGGACGTGATGCGTGCCGGGACTGTGGGCAACGTGCGTTTGATCGACAGTGCCGACGCCAACCTTGCCAAGCCCGTAGAACCGCGAAAAGTCATCGTGGTGCTGCTCGCCATGGTGTTGGGCGGCATGTTGTCGGTCGGCCTGGTACTGGTGCGCAGCCTGCTCAACCGAGGCCTGGAAAGCCCGGATGACATCGAGAAACTCGGGCTACCGGTGTACGCCTCGATTCCTTTCAGCCTGTTGCAGAAGGCCGAGGAAACCAACGCAGCCAAGGGCCGCTCGGCCGCACCGTCGTTGCTGGCGCTCAATCACCCTCACGACTTGGTGATGGAGGCCATGCGCAGCCTTCGCACCAGCCTGCACTTCGCCATGATCGAGGCCAAGAACAACCGATTGATGATCACCGGTCCCAGCCCCGAAGTGGGCAAGACATTTGTCTCGGCCAACCTGGCGGCGATTGTCGCGCAGTCGGGCCAGCGCGTACTGCTGATCGACGCCGATATGCGCAAGGGCTACTTGCATAAGATGCTTGGCAAGGCAGTGGAAGAGGGGTTGTCCGACCTGCTGGCCAAACGGTGCGATTTGCAGCAGGCGATTCATCCGACGGCTGTGGAGCGTTTTGATTTTATCGGACGTGGGCAGATTCCGCCGAACCCGTCCGAGCTACTGATGCACCCCAATTTTGCCGCTCTGCTGGCTGAGGTCAGCGAACACTATGACTTGGTGATCATCGATACGCCGCCGCTGCTGGCCGTAACCGACGCCGCGATTGTCGGACGCCAGGCGGGCACCAGCCTGTTGGTGACGCGATTTGGAGTGAACTCGGCGAAGGAAATCGAGCTGACCCTGCGGCGCTTCCACCAGAACGGCATTGAGCTCAAAGGGGCGATCTTCAATGGCGTGGAAAAACGTCGTTCCGCCAGCTACGGCTACGGCGACTACGGCTATTACAGCTATGCCTATCAGTCCGACAAGGCCTGA
- a CDS encoding lipopolysaccharide biosynthesis protein, whose translation MNKVLEMPRSLSRRFRLNVLSYGYTQLVTLAAQLVLVPFFLHAWGTGRYADWLVLTGIPSMLSLLDLGVAQASATSATLRASQGDVPGARRSVQTALAFTLVVVAWVLVFALTVGQWVDWVGLLKLKTLVPEQASLVVLFMSGYLCTRLLGGPIDAWFRTIDKTVGGVFIMANRRTLDIVLSIVVLLLGGSELQLAQGMFFSQVLFLVLVTLFVRRISPWPLLGLASASWAEFRGIWKPALGSAAIPLAQAITLQGGLQVLNQIAGPAVVVGYTMARTLMRLIIQLGITCSNALTPEISRLAGRGQFEQARRFTQRASSLVLGLCLLVYAAGIWAGPQIILLWSHGLVQVDRVSLALIGSHTILNVAWFILAAMLISTNRHTRTSLIYAVSSAVALLLWLACKERIEPLLGASLLLSLPELVVLVYLRVLRAGEVGP comes from the coding sequence ATGAACAAAGTGCTTGAAATGCCCCGTTCGTTGTCGCGTCGTTTTCGCCTCAACGTGCTGAGTTATGGCTACACCCAATTGGTGACGTTGGCAGCGCAACTGGTGCTGGTACCGTTTTTCCTGCATGCCTGGGGCACGGGGCGCTATGCCGACTGGCTGGTGCTCACCGGTATCCCGTCGATGCTCAGCCTGCTCGACTTGGGGGTGGCTCAGGCCTCGGCCACCAGCGCTACGTTGCGCGCTAGCCAAGGCGATGTGCCCGGTGCGCGGCGCAGTGTGCAGACCGCATTGGCGTTTACCCTGGTGGTGGTCGCGTGGGTGCTGGTGTTCGCCCTGACCGTGGGGCAGTGGGTCGACTGGGTGGGGCTGCTCAAGCTTAAGACCCTGGTCCCCGAACAGGCCAGTCTGGTGGTGCTGTTCATGTCCGGCTACCTGTGCACGCGTCTGCTGGGTGGGCCGATTGACGCCTGGTTCCGGACCATCGACAAGACTGTCGGCGGGGTCTTTATCATGGCCAATCGCAGGACCCTGGATATTGTGCTGTCCATCGTTGTGCTGCTGCTCGGCGGCTCGGAGCTGCAACTGGCGCAGGGCATGTTTTTCAGCCAAGTGCTGTTCCTAGTGTTGGTGACCCTGTTTGTCCGGCGTATTTCACCTTGGCCGCTATTGGGCCTGGCGTCGGCATCCTGGGCCGAGTTTCGGGGAATCTGGAAACCGGCGCTGGGCAGCGCGGCGATCCCGCTGGCCCAGGCGATCACTCTGCAAGGCGGTCTGCAAGTGCTCAACCAGATCGCCGGCCCGGCCGTGGTGGTGGGTTACACCATGGCACGCACCCTGATGCGCCTGATCATTCAGCTGGGCATCACCTGCAGCAATGCCCTTACACCGGAAATCTCGCGGCTGGCCGGGCGCGGTCAGTTCGAGCAGGCGCGGCGTTTCACCCAGCGCGCCAGTTCATTGGTGCTGGGCCTGTGCTTGCTGGTGTATGCCGCTGGTATCTGGGCCGGGCCGCAGATCATCCTGTTGTGGAGCCATGGACTGGTGCAGGTCGACCGCGTGTCCCTGGCGCTGATCGGCTCCCACACGATCTTGAATGTGGCGTGGTTCATCCTCGCGGCCATGCTCATTTCGACCAATCGTCACACCCGCACTTCGCTGATCTATGCGGTGAGCAGCGCGGTGGCCTTGCTGCTGTGGCTGGCGTGCAAGGAGCGCATTGAGCCGCTGCTGGGCGCCTCTTTGCTGCTCTCTCTGCCGGAACTGGTGGTGCTGGTTTACCTGCGGGTGCTGCGTGCTGGGGAGGTAGGGCCATGA
- a CDS encoding O-antigen ligase family protein, producing MMLSQARLTLYLPLTFFALPLALSNNLSQPLALLLLLPFVVYAARGFTRALPLLALVIGSSVLQVLVSSGAKISLYQFLRSGIPFFYFVLLLAGYSYVLANVEKIARAHRFNYRQIIERVIYIFALGQLLQVSLYGVGIDLTNAASKSSDEVGRIMLFPTSSAVLLFFYACCQRKIGLMLILAVTLLAAGSKTILAAMAVMILLSAITQRKLKSLAVLVVAIGALGTLTFYASPLAVSRFATYLFEEKGEDVTRAFEIAHAKESFLENPATVFLGNGLAKQLTPGVPTNDERWFENSKFDIENGYWGVIAKLGVIGVALFCLLFSTLPRNPVSLAVVAILLIFSFKTSYQFFTTFDGSYLLVWSMFIGLLNQAAPARQAFVPPHPSHSLLRQAGS from the coding sequence ATGATGCTATCCCAGGCGCGACTGACCCTTTACCTACCGCTGACGTTTTTCGCTTTGCCGCTGGCGCTCAGTAACAACCTGTCGCAGCCCTTGGCGCTGCTGCTGTTACTGCCGTTCGTGGTGTATGCGGCGCGTGGTTTTACCCGTGCGTTGCCGTTACTGGCCCTGGTGATTGGCTCCAGCGTGTTGCAGGTATTGGTCAGCAGCGGCGCGAAAATTTCCCTGTACCAGTTCCTGCGTTCGGGCATTCCGTTTTTCTATTTTGTACTGCTGTTGGCCGGCTACAGCTATGTGTTGGCCAATGTGGAAAAAATTGCCCGGGCTCATCGTTTCAACTACCGCCAGATCATCGAGCGGGTCATCTATATCTTTGCCCTCGGCCAATTGCTGCAGGTCAGCCTGTACGGGGTTGGCATTGACCTGACCAACGCCGCCTCCAAGTCCAGCGACGAGGTGGGCCGCATCATGCTGTTCCCCACCAGCTCGGCGGTGCTGCTGTTTTTCTATGCCTGCTGCCAGCGCAAGATCGGCCTGATGCTGATCCTTGCCGTCACGCTGCTGGCCGCTGGATCCAAGACAATCCTCGCGGCGATGGCGGTGATGATCCTGCTGTCGGCCATTACCCAACGCAAGCTCAAATCCCTCGCGGTGCTGGTGGTCGCCATCGGCGCCCTGGGCACCTTGACGTTCTATGCCAGCCCCCTGGCGGTGTCGCGCTTTGCCACTTACCTGTTTGAAGAGAAAGGTGAGGACGTGACCCGCGCGTTCGAGATCGCCCATGCCAAGGAGTCGTTCCTGGAAAACCCGGCCACGGTGTTTCTCGGCAATGGCCTGGCCAAGCAGCTGACGCCTGGGGTGCCCACCAACGATGAACGCTGGTTCGAGAACTCCAAGTTCGACATCGAGAACGGTTATTGGGGGGTGATCGCCAAGCTCGGGGTGATCGGTGTGGCGTTGTTCTGCCTGCTGTTCAGCACACTGCCGCGCAACCCTGTGTCGCTGGCGGTGGTGGCGATCCTGCTGATTTTTTCGTTCAAGACCAGCTACCAGTTCTTCACCACCTTTGATGGCAGCTATTTGCTGGTGTGGTCGATGTTTATCGGCTTGCTCAACCAAGCCGCGCCTGCGCGCCAGGCCTTTGTCCCGCCACACCCTTCACATTCCTTATTAAGACAGGCTGGATCATGA